Proteins found in one Arthrobacter sp. U41 genomic segment:
- a CDS encoding Maf family protein, with product MTRLILASQSPARTKLLTDAGIRHEILVSDVDEDAVQARYGVTDPHDTALLLARAKAEAVASLPDADGALVIGCDSVFEFDGEAHGKPYTAEVARERMLRMSGSKGVLHTGHWLVDCRDTEDTDETGTAGSGATLGHVTSAEVHFMEMSAEEIDAYIATGEPLQCAGSFTIDGYGGAFIRKVDGDPHAVVGLSISTLRGLLGQAQVGITELWTTGAADPALLRAE from the coding sequence GTGACCCGCCTCATTCTTGCCTCCCAGTCCCCCGCCCGCACCAAGCTGCTGACCGATGCCGGCATCCGGCACGAGATCCTCGTCTCCGATGTGGACGAGGACGCCGTCCAGGCCCGCTACGGCGTGACGGACCCGCACGACACAGCCCTGTTGCTGGCCCGGGCCAAGGCCGAGGCCGTCGCCTCGCTGCCCGACGCGGACGGCGCCCTGGTGATCGGCTGCGATTCCGTCTTTGAGTTCGACGGCGAGGCGCACGGGAAGCCGTACACCGCCGAGGTCGCCAGGGAGCGGATGCTCCGGATGAGCGGCAGCAAAGGCGTGCTGCACACCGGCCACTGGCTGGTCGACTGCCGCGACACCGAGGACACCGACGAAACCGGGACGGCCGGTTCCGGCGCGACCCTCGGGCACGTCACCTCCGCCGAGGTCCACTTCATGGAGATGAGCGCCGAGGAGATCGACGCCTACATCGCCACCGGGGAGCCGCTGCAGTGCGCCGGCTCCTTCACCATCGACGGCTACGGCGGGGCCTTCATCCGCAAGGTCGACGGCGACCCGCACGCCGTCGTCGGGCTGTCCATTTCCACCCTCCGCGGGCTGCTGGGCCAGGCGCAGGTGGGCATCACCGAACTCTGGACCACCGGTGCCGCGGATCCCGCCCTGCTCCGGGCGGAGTGA